A single Longimicrobiales bacterium DNA region contains:
- a CDS encoding fused MFS/spermidine synthase → MTQRYGSFAIAFGSGFAVLTIEIAGARLIAPVFGLSVVPWTAVIGVILAALAVGSHLGGRMADVGRIPLSRVLVVAGLTGILPIIGAGLPWVARDLLGFIPGAVASALVLFAPSVLCLGMVVPYLVQADTESLDAVGRRAGDLSAAATAGSILGSFLTGFVLLPAMPLTVLLGVTSGSLVLMSLYTAHLLGSSENPTLLLAALAMPVLGAMGGSPPDTLFAEQTLYSSVVVTERPWGDGQIVRELWQNGGSSSAEYDDGTPAHVYAQASLLLLDAAALYPDKALVLGGAALTLPVALRSRDHRLKVDVIEIDPAVTELASTYFAYGEVSEGIRVVHEDARVFLRRSEGGYGLVYLDVFDHLLTVPWTMVTSEALQAMSAELSPDGVFMANVLSPLEGPGTEFLSRFRATLDEAFVDVRLYLTDEALDPGATQNLIVVASNDLTVLPELDWGQTTIKSGGRPLTDAWAPVEYLQAKVFAQGLRWR, encoded by the coding sequence ATGACGCAGCGTTACGGCAGTTTTGCGATCGCCTTCGGGTCGGGCTTCGCCGTTCTCACGATCGAGATCGCTGGAGCCCGACTGATCGCACCCGTGTTTGGGCTATCGGTCGTGCCCTGGACCGCAGTCATCGGTGTCATCCTCGCGGCGTTGGCAGTGGGCAGCCATCTGGGTGGTCGTATGGCCGATGTGGGTCGTATCCCACTTTCCCGAGTGCTGGTTGTAGCTGGCCTTACGGGGATCCTGCCGATCATTGGGGCAGGGCTACCGTGGGTTGCGCGGGACCTACTTGGATTCATTCCGGGCGCGGTCGCGAGCGCCCTGGTGCTTTTCGCCCCATCGGTGCTGTGCCTTGGCATGGTCGTGCCGTATCTCGTTCAGGCAGACACGGAGAGTCTCGACGCCGTGGGTCGACGGGCCGGTGACCTGAGCGCGGCCGCGACAGCCGGGTCGATTCTCGGCTCATTCCTGACGGGTTTCGTATTGCTCCCAGCGATGCCCCTCACGGTGCTTCTCGGCGTCACGTCAGGCTCGCTGGTCCTCATGTCGCTATATACTGCACACCTGTTGGGTAGCTCGGAGAACCCGACACTTCTACTCGCGGCGTTGGCGATGCCGGTCCTGGGCGCGATGGGAGGGTCACCCCCCGACACGCTGTTCGCCGAGCAGACGCTATACAGCTCGGTCGTCGTGACGGAGAGACCCTGGGGGGACGGTCAGATCGTCCGGGAGCTCTGGCAAAATGGAGGCTCATCGTCAGCGGAGTATGATGATGGCACGCCGGCGCATGTCTACGCTCAGGCCAGCCTGTTGCTGCTCGATGCAGCGGCTCTTTACCCAGACAAAGCGCTGGTGCTCGGTGGGGCCGCACTCACCCTCCCAGTCGCTCTTCGTAGTCGGGATCATCGGCTCAAGGTCGACGTCATCGAGATCGACCCGGCGGTGACCGAACTTGCCAGCACCTACTTCGCGTACGGCGAAGTCTCAGAGGGCATACGTGTCGTACACGAAGATGCACGGGTCTTTCTGCGTAGGAGTGAGGGCGGGTACGGCCTAGTCTATCTCGACGTCTTCGATCATCTGCTCACCGTTCCGTGGACCATGGTCACTAGCGAGGCGCTCCAGGCGATGTCTGCTGAGCTCAGCCCGGATGGTGTCTTCATGGCGAACGTCCTCTCGCCGCTGGAGGGCCCGGGCACGGAATTTCTGAGCCGGTTCCGGGCGACGCTCGACGAGGCCTTCGTCGACGTGCGTCTGTACCTGACCGATGAGGCACTCGACCCCGGTGCGACGCAGAATCTCATTGTCGTGGCTTCGAACGACCTCACAGTCCTGCCTGAGCTGGATTGGGGGCAAACCACGATCAAGTCTGGAGGCCGTCCACTCACCGACGCTTGGGCTCCGGTGGAGTATCTTCAGGCCAAGGTGTTCGCTCAGGGTCTTCGTTGGCGCTGA
- a CDS encoding thioredoxin family protein, whose translation MNRERFDGALTFDGYLETVVENRELWHAVSERVRLPEDVLQAARLVPGGWHLAALSEDWCGDAVNTLPVAARLAAEAGWDMRVLGRDDNLDLMDSHLTNGHSRSIPIVIVYDEHFNEVGWWGPRPGEIQSWAMGEGLSIPSPERYKVIRRWYAKDRGKTTLTELLDIVRTAA comes from the coding sequence TTGAATAGAGAGAGGTTTGACGGAGCTCTGACCTTCGACGGTTATCTTGAAACCGTGGTCGAGAACCGTGAGCTGTGGCATGCAGTGTCCGAGCGCGTACGCCTCCCCGAGGACGTTCTTCAAGCTGCTCGTCTGGTGCCCGGTGGTTGGCACCTCGCAGCGCTTTCCGAGGACTGGTGCGGTGATGCGGTGAACACGCTGCCCGTGGCAGCCAGGTTGGCAGCCGAGGCTGGTTGGGACATGCGAGTGCTCGGACGGGACGACAACCTCGATCTGATGGATTCCCATCTGACGAACGGACACAGCCGGTCGATTCCCATCGTCATCGTATATGACGAACACTTCAACGAAGTTGGGTGGTGGGGTCCGCGACCGGGCGAGATCCAGTCTTGGGCCATGGGCGAAGGACTTTCGATACCGTCGCCGGAGCGATACAAGGTGATCCGACGCTGGTATGCGAAGGACCGGGGGAAGACCACTCTTACCGAGCTGCTGGACATCGTCAGGACCGCGGCCTGA
- the typA gene encoding translational GTPase TypA — MPIRNIAIIAHVDHGKTTLVDQMFGQAGVFRENQQVEERVMDSNPLEKERGITILAKNTAVHWKDTKINIVDTPGHADFGGEVERVLRMVDGVVLLVDAAEGPMPQTRFVTRKALDLGILPLVVINKVDRHDARPHEVHDEVLELFMDLEATDAQLDAPFLYAVGRDGWASEDPEATGGDLGPLFDKIVSYFSPPDVDQDGTFQMLVSTLDFSPYVGRIAIGRIERGMVRVGDTVTLLDLGDEGMVEDLSAAERSKVSKLYTFQGLDRIEVEEAAAGDIVAMAGLDGIEIGKTITDPEHRERLRGIAVEEPTLSVDFTVNNSPFAGQVGKFVTTRQVRERLFKELERNVSLRVEGTELPDTFTVSGRGELHLTILMETMRREGFEFQVSRPRVITRKGEDGLQEPYEQAVIEVPSEMVGIVIEKLGPRKGAMTEMKPMGDSGTTRLRFRIPARGLFGYRSEFMTDTRGEGILHHNFQEWGAWAGPLRGRSRGVLVADRHGKAVGFGLFGLQERATLFVKPGVDCYCGMIVGENARADDMDVNVSKEKKLTNMRTTSSDENIKLEPPRQMTMELALEFIQDDELIEVTPDGIRLRKRVLDPNQRRKAAKKANQPA, encoded by the coding sequence ATGCCAATTCGCAACATCGCGATCATCGCGCACGTCGATCACGGAAAAACCACACTGGTAGACCAGATGTTCGGTCAGGCCGGCGTATTCCGTGAAAACCAGCAGGTCGAAGAGCGGGTGATGGACTCCAATCCACTCGAGAAAGAGCGCGGAATCACCATCCTCGCCAAGAACACGGCGGTGCACTGGAAAGACACGAAGATCAATATCGTCGACACCCCTGGACACGCCGACTTTGGTGGCGAGGTCGAACGGGTGCTGCGAATGGTCGACGGAGTTGTTCTGTTGGTCGATGCCGCCGAGGGTCCGATGCCGCAAACGAGGTTCGTTACGCGGAAGGCACTCGATCTCGGCATCCTCCCGCTGGTGGTCATCAACAAGGTCGACCGGCACGACGCCCGGCCCCACGAAGTGCACGACGAAGTGCTCGAGCTGTTTATGGATCTGGAAGCGACGGATGCGCAGCTCGACGCCCCGTTCCTCTACGCGGTCGGGCGGGATGGTTGGGCGTCTGAGGACCCGGAAGCGACAGGTGGAGATCTGGGCCCGCTATTCGACAAGATCGTGTCGTACTTTTCGCCACCGGATGTCGATCAGGACGGCACGTTCCAGATGCTCGTCTCGACGCTGGACTTTTCTCCCTACGTTGGCCGCATCGCCATTGGGCGCATCGAGCGTGGTATGGTGCGCGTGGGTGATACCGTGACGCTGCTGGACCTCGGCGACGAAGGAATGGTCGAGGACCTCTCTGCTGCTGAGCGTTCGAAGGTGTCGAAGCTCTACACCTTCCAGGGACTCGACAGGATCGAAGTCGAGGAGGCGGCTGCAGGCGACATCGTGGCCATGGCGGGCCTCGACGGGATCGAGATCGGCAAGACGATCACGGACCCTGAGCACCGTGAGCGACTGCGGGGTATCGCCGTCGAAGAGCCGACACTTTCCGTCGACTTCACGGTCAACAATTCACCGTTCGCGGGCCAGGTCGGAAAGTTCGTCACAACTCGTCAGGTGCGAGAGCGGCTGTTTAAAGAACTCGAGCGGAATGTGTCTCTGCGCGTTGAAGGGACAGAGCTGCCCGACACCTTCACCGTCAGTGGTCGTGGGGAGCTTCACCTGACCATCCTCATGGAGACGATGCGTCGGGAGGGGTTCGAGTTTCAGGTATCGCGACCCAGGGTGATCACGCGGAAGGGCGAGGACGGCCTTCAGGAGCCCTATGAGCAGGCGGTCATTGAAGTCCCGTCGGAGATGGTGGGGATCGTCATTGAGAAGCTCGGCCCACGGAAAGGCGCGATGACGGAAATGAAGCCGATGGGTGACTCGGGTACGACCCGCCTGCGCTTCAGGATTCCAGCTCGTGGGCTCTTCGGCTACCGATCAGAGTTCATGACCGACACGCGTGGCGAAGGCATTTTGCATCACAATTTCCAGGAGTGGGGTGCATGGGCTGGCCCACTGCGGGGGCGGTCGCGCGGCGTGCTGGTCGCCGATCGCCACGGGAAAGCCGTGGGCTTTGGACTCTTTGGCCTTCAGGAGCGCGCCACGCTCTTCGTGAAGCCCGGGGTAGACTGTTACTGCGGAATGATCGTTGGAGAGAACGCACGTGCTGACGATATGGATGTGAACGTGAGCAAGGAAAAGAAGCTCACGAACATGAGGACCACGTCATCCGACGAAAACATCAAGCTGGAGCCGCCCCGCCAGATGACGATGGAACTCGCCCTGGAGTTCATCCAGGACGACGAGTTGATCGAGGTGACGCCAGATGGTATTCGGCTTCGGAAGCGTGTCCTCGATCCGAATCAGCGGAGGAAGGCGGCGAAGAAGGCCAACCAGCCGGCCTAG